The following are encoded in a window of Paenibacillaceae bacterium GAS479 genomic DNA:
- a CDS encoding iron complex transport system substrate-binding protein has product MKKLFIPLTLVLVLLLSACGGNSANTVNNASSPSPEASATAAPESGTFTYQSEGGPIEVPKNPQRVVVITRFLTGNVMALGVPVVGVDEMSKDNPQFKEKLKDVATVSDESVEKILELEPDLIISLDGIKNLDKLKEIAPTVIYTYGKLNYLEQQVEIGKLLNKEKEAQAWVDQFKVKVKEAGDKVKAKIGENATVSVIETFNKQLYVYGDNFGRGTEILYEGGFGLAKPAKVQAATEKEGYFALSTEVLSDYSGDYVIFSKNADEDNSFQETETYKNIPAVKNNRVYEADAKAFYFNDPLSMEYQLEFFIKSFLGE; this is encoded by the coding sequence ATGAAAAAGCTGTTTATTCCACTAACTCTGGTTCTAGTTTTACTGTTGAGCGCTTGCGGCGGTAATTCTGCGAACACCGTCAACAATGCAAGCAGCCCGTCTCCAGAAGCATCGGCAACAGCAGCCCCAGAATCCGGTACCTTTACGTACCAGTCGGAGGGTGGACCTATTGAGGTTCCAAAAAACCCGCAGCGCGTCGTCGTTATTACCCGCTTTTTAACAGGAAACGTTATGGCACTCGGTGTGCCAGTTGTCGGCGTGGACGAGATGTCCAAAGACAACCCGCAATTCAAAGAGAAGCTTAAAGACGTTGCAACCGTTTCGGACGAAAGCGTTGAAAAGATCCTCGAGCTGGAACCGGATCTTATTATCAGTTTAGACGGCATTAAAAACCTCGATAAATTAAAAGAAATTGCGCCTACCGTCATTTATACCTATGGGAAGCTCAATTATCTAGAGCAACAAGTAGAGATCGGCAAACTTTTGAACAAAGAAAAAGAAGCCCAAGCTTGGGTTGACCAGTTCAAAGTTAAAGTAAAAGAAGCCGGCGACAAAGTTAAAGCGAAAATCGGCGAAAATGCGACGGTTTCGGTCATTGAAACCTTCAATAAACAGCTCTATGTTTACGGTGATAACTTTGGCCGTGGCACTGAAATCCTCTATGAGGGTGGCTTCGGTCTAGCCAAGCCAGCGAAAGTCCAGGCAGCGACGGAGAAAGAAGGCTATTTTGCCCTGTCGACGGAAGTTCTGTCCGATTACTCTGGAGACTACGTTATCTTCAGTAAAAACGCGGATGAAGATAATTCATTCCAAGAGACAGAAACATACAAAAACATTCCAGCAGTTAAAAACAATCGTGTCTATGAAGCGGACGCTAAAGCATTCTACTTCAATGATCCACTGAGCATGGAATACCAATTGGAGTTCTTCATCAAAAGCTTCCTTGGCGAGTAA
- a CDS encoding cAMP-binding domain of CRP or a regulatory subunit of cAMP-dependent protein kinases yields MKFSSEQDRIQRYMSQFNLDGVFSEPDSLPIQLRTYERNELVLIEGDELDGIYFQVEGRTKISSSVGTGKSLLLRYCHPLSIMGDVELFQKVVVQSQVEAAEKTVFLFIDIRTVEAKLLKDYKFLNELLRHLSYKLQTCTTASRINLLASVEERYASYLLTTRLQNEFGKEIQTTKIPEIASLIGTTPRHLNRVIQKLSDVNILNKDNKSITIIDWQRLEKLSHGIRYE; encoded by the coding sequence ATGAAATTCAGTTCAGAGCAGGATCGTATACAAAGATATATGTCTCAATTTAACCTTGATGGGGTATTCTCTGAGCCGGATTCCCTTCCTATTCAACTTCGTACTTATGAGCGGAATGAGCTCGTATTAATAGAAGGCGACGAGCTTGATGGGATTTATTTTCAAGTGGAAGGCCGCACTAAAATCTCGTCTAGCGTGGGGACGGGAAAGTCGCTGTTGCTGCGCTATTGTCATCCTTTATCGATCATGGGCGATGTCGAGCTTTTTCAAAAGGTTGTTGTACAGTCTCAAGTAGAAGCTGCTGAAAAAACCGTTTTTCTGTTTATTGATATACGTACAGTTGAAGCCAAGTTATTGAAAGATTATAAATTTTTGAATGAGCTCTTAAGGCATCTTTCTTACAAGCTCCAGACGTGTACAACGGCTTCACGAATAAATTTATTAGCTTCGGTCGAGGAACGTTATGCGAGCTATTTATTAACGACACGACTTCAGAATGAATTCGGAAAAGAAATCCAGACAACAAAGATTCCCGAGATTGCCTCCTTGATCGGGACGACACCCCGTCATCTTAACCGCGTGATTCAGAAGTTATCTGACGTGAATATTCTCAACAAAGACAACAAAAGCATTACTATTATAGATTGGCAGCGCTTGGAGAAGCTATCACATGGAATACGATACGAATAA
- a CDS encoding two-component system, sporulation sensor kinase B encodes MFETLLLNFLFLLLPVVLFLIYFENKSHTYNRKIFMLLSSVTMVLCIAKPIQLETGFIFDLRYIPFIIMALFGGYRYVLPLYIILNMYRFYVSGEGALPSFLFSTAVTAVMPLYSKQFLNLTSRGRVITATVISFLTMGCYLITLTFMMEELSREFWMLTLNALTTYVGVMSVIMILIEKIITNIKNRERIIRSERLNVVSELAASVSHEIRNPLTVTSGFLQLLNKSKSITPEEKGFVELSLQELNRAEKIVSDYLSFAKPQLDNMVYSNMLMELEYTKNIIMPYASIHKVEVKFSFNNTLNKSYDRNQIQQCLINLYKNGIEAMKEKGGGTLTIEASERNQTIIISVQDTGIGMTKEEISRLGKPYYSTKAEGTGLGMLMVYSTINKAGGTIEVHSVQGAGTTFHLIIPT; translated from the coding sequence TTGTTCGAAACATTACTCTTGAATTTCTTATTCTTACTACTTCCAGTTGTTTTATTTTTAATTTACTTTGAAAATAAGTCCCATACCTATAATAGAAAAATTTTTATGTTACTATCGTCGGTGACGATGGTTCTTTGTATTGCCAAACCAATTCAATTAGAAACTGGATTTATTTTCGACTTAAGATATATCCCGTTTATTATTATGGCTCTTTTTGGAGGGTACAGATATGTTCTCCCGTTATACATCATCTTAAATATGTATCGGTTCTATGTGAGCGGGGAGGGAGCACTCCCGTCCTTTCTCTTTTCAACAGCGGTAACGGCTGTTATGCCACTGTACAGCAAACAATTTCTAAATCTGACTTCTAGAGGTCGAGTCATAACGGCAACGGTGATTTCTTTCCTTACAATGGGATGTTACCTCATTACCTTGACCTTTATGATGGAGGAGCTAAGTAGAGAATTCTGGATGCTTACCTTAAATGCCCTGACTACATATGTTGGGGTAATGAGCGTTATTATGATTTTAATCGAAAAAATCATCACGAATATTAAAAACCGCGAACGAATTATTCGGTCGGAAAGGTTGAATGTCGTCAGCGAGCTTGCGGCCAGCGTATCCCATGAAATAAGAAATCCGCTTACGGTTACGAGCGGATTTCTGCAGCTGCTCAATAAGTCGAAGTCCATTACACCGGAGGAAAAGGGGTTCGTGGAATTATCTCTACAAGAGCTAAATCGAGCGGAAAAGATCGTTAGCGATTATCTTTCTTTTGCCAAGCCGCAATTAGATAATATGGTGTACTCTAATATGTTGATGGAGCTGGAGTATACAAAAAATATTATTATGCCTTATGCTTCCATCCATAAAGTCGAGGTGAAGTTCAGCTTCAATAACACGTTGAACAAAAGCTATGATCGAAACCAAATTCAGCAATGTTTAATTAATTTATATAAAAACGGTATTGAAGCGATGAAAGAAAAGGGCGGCGGTACGCTAACCATTGAGGCTTCTGAAAGGAATCAAACGATTATAATCAGCGTCCAGGACACAGGCATTGGAATGACAAAGGAAGAGATATCGCGTCTAGGTAAGCCCTATTATTCGACAAAAGCTGAAGGTACGGGTCTTGGCATGTTAATGGTCTATAGCACAATCAATAAAGCAGGGGGGACCATTGAAGTCCATAGCGTACAGGGTGCAGGCACAACCTTTCATTTGATCATTCCTACTTAA
- a CDS encoding Predicted DNA-binding transcriptional regulator YafY, contains an HTH and WYL domains, with translation MKIDRLLAMTVLLLNRKRVSAKEMAQYFEVSTKTVYRDMETLNQSGIPIVNYKGIMGGFEIMESYTLNRQLLTIDDLTALVSAVKGMNSALDDRKLANLLEKVKALLGKTGSINSEVKKSAITFDFNPWGQSGSARDKINALKQASETFLCVKINYLDREGAESERIIEPVKLIMKANLWYLQAYCQASKDFRMFRVSRIQQLQLLAESFIPREAPVLERYDWNPEWFKEAQQELTLLFQPKARYRVEETFPAGWMTELADGRIQVKGSFTVDEWFYGMLLSYGEQVKVEQPDDVAEELVRRAQKIMEQYSK, from the coding sequence ATGAAAATCGACCGCTTGCTGGCGATGACCGTATTGCTCCTGAATCGTAAGCGGGTCAGTGCCAAAGAAATGGCCCAATACTTCGAGGTGTCTACTAAAACGGTTTATCGCGACATGGAAACCTTGAATCAATCCGGTATTCCAATTGTGAACTATAAGGGAATTATGGGTGGGTTCGAGATTATGGAATCCTACACTTTGAACCGTCAACTGCTTACTATAGATGATCTAACTGCGCTTGTATCTGCTGTAAAAGGGATGAACTCGGCGTTGGATGACCGCAAGCTGGCTAATCTTCTGGAGAAGGTTAAGGCGCTCCTGGGGAAAACGGGCTCCATAAACAGCGAAGTGAAGAAATCCGCTATTACGTTCGATTTTAATCCTTGGGGACAGAGCGGCTCTGCAAGGGATAAAATTAACGCCTTGAAACAAGCATCTGAAACGTTTTTGTGCGTGAAAATCAACTACCTGGATCGGGAAGGGGCGGAGAGCGAGCGAATAATTGAACCTGTAAAGCTGATCATGAAAGCGAACCTATGGTATTTGCAGGCATACTGCCAGGCAAGTAAGGATTTCCGTATGTTTCGTGTGTCCCGCATTCAACAGCTGCAGCTGTTGGCGGAATCTTTCATACCTCGCGAGGCGCCGGTGTTAGAGCGTTATGATTGGAACCCGGAATGGTTCAAAGAAGCTCAGCAGGAGTTAACCCTTCTGTTCCAACCTAAAGCCCGCTATCGTGTCGAGGAAACTTTTCCAGCCGGCTGGATGACCGAACTGGCCGATGGAAGGATTCAAGTCAAAGGTAGCTTCACTGTGGATGAGTGGTTTTACGGAATGCTGCTAAGTTACGGTGAACAGGTGAAAGTGGAGCAGCCGGATGACGTAGCGGAAGAGCTGGTACGCCGGGCGCAAAAAATTATGGAACAATATTCTAAATAG
- a CDS encoding Predicted transcriptional regulator YdeE, contains AraC-type DNA-binding domain yields the protein MLKTYVTEKPQLRLRGISLRTTNAAEAGPDGRLPGLWEAYFSSTVQRGTEVPAPIYSLYTDYESDASGSYRVLIGHEVDGDFETGEDGQASTAVVPASKYLVFITKRGPMHEVVPQAWGEIWAYFDNAPEEVRAFTGDFELYDTGSAGFADSEVHIFIAIK from the coding sequence ATGTTAAAAACCTATGTAACCGAAAAACCGCAATTAAGGCTGCGAGGAATAAGCCTCAGGACGACAAACGCAGCGGAAGCAGGACCGGATGGTCGCTTACCTGGACTATGGGAGGCCTACTTCAGCAGTACAGTCCAAAGAGGAACCGAAGTACCTGCTCCTATCTATTCTCTATACACCGATTACGAAAGCGATGCATCCGGCTCTTATCGGGTATTGATCGGACATGAAGTTGACGGAGATTTTGAAACGGGTGAAGATGGTCAGGCTTCTACTGCGGTTGTACCTGCGAGCAAATATCTTGTATTCATCACCAAGCGCGGGCCGATGCATGAAGTCGTGCCGCAGGCATGGGGAGAAATATGGGCCTATTTTGACAATGCACCGGAGGAAGTTAGAGCTTTTACCGGGGATTTTGAGCTTTATGATACCGGAAGTGCCGGGTTTGCTGACTCGGAAGTACACATATTCATAGCGATTAAATAA
- a CDS encoding Cache domain-containing protein: MKGLAYLRQRNSIFMKSMFTYILIFTIPMAVFGFSTYYWAANTIETQTNSTYLGLLEDAQRDVERNFNTLDTFAVQLSYMPRISKLMNMEGNSFSYDRVDIGDLLNSMNELNIYKSTYPLVDEIAIYFNGKDTVLSTLGKDSFERYFMDLLRFDNIDLQQWEQILAARNNHRIILPEQVSISNQPRHLLTYIQSLPPGDSSFQATLLLLIREEALQQLLSKSALAEQHALYIMDTQGNRVTDVNPNAELGSYIGNQLTDGSAVSSGIDTVQLADGSHYSLYRSDPDSRGWSYYIAVPTNTVLSKLHVIRNVAIGLSLFYLCLGLGLSYILAMRNYKPLANLIGMIRSKLMLEPPVNNEFHYVENAIYAMLTDANRSEHEISLYRPLARNTCLAKLLNKNSAHDASLIRAMDLLDISFPYEFFVCATLLLSEEQSLPEDFYEQIRSRLEAQGVTIFWVEMDEKDKAIILNMEREELRTSALQAIGDCLRSFSIAYRAIGVGGSSRNLHELFRSYEASVHAIEFRFLKGDGSILYAEEYTEDGHWNGYLAEENQLIGALSGGDVKSAQQLAGAIVHRYLEKNRLPLATMRYLGYSIASVALKALEQANIGQAPSVKLKDIMEMDTMDEMVSAIGRLYEETSHLLAREKEQQDVQLIREIKSYIHTYYNDQNLSLTKVAEAFRISSSYLSRYFKSQTGSTFIDYVNRRRIEASKPLLGTGGEATILQVAQQVGFDNDITFRRLFKKYMGMTPSQFKDK, translated from the coding sequence TTGAAAGGGCTTGCCTATCTGAGACAGAGAAACTCGATATTCATGAAATCCATGTTTACGTACATCCTTATTTTTACGATTCCAATGGCCGTATTCGGATTTTCAACGTACTATTGGGCAGCTAACACGATAGAGACACAGACAAACAGCACTTATCTTGGTTTGCTGGAAGATGCTCAAAGAGACGTCGAGCGTAACTTCAATACGCTGGATACGTTTGCTGTACAGCTGTCCTATATGCCGCGAATTTCCAAGCTGATGAATATGGAAGGGAATAGCTTCAGCTACGATCGCGTTGATATCGGGGATCTACTCAATAGCATGAATGAGCTGAACATTTATAAATCAACCTATCCTCTAGTCGATGAAATCGCGATTTATTTCAATGGCAAGGATACGGTTCTCTCCACGCTGGGCAAAGACAGCTTCGAGCGTTACTTTATGGATCTCCTCCGCTTCGACAATATCGACTTGCAGCAATGGGAGCAGATTCTCGCTGCACGCAATAATCATCGCATCATCCTTCCCGAGCAAGTCAGCATATCCAATCAGCCTCGCCATCTACTCACCTATATCCAATCACTCCCCCCAGGCGATTCCAGCTTCCAGGCGACGCTTCTATTGCTCATTCGAGAGGAAGCACTGCAGCAGCTGCTGAGTAAATCGGCCTTAGCTGAGCAGCATGCCTTATACATTATGGACACTCAAGGAAACCGCGTCACGGACGTGAACCCAAATGCCGAGCTCGGCTCCTATATCGGGAATCAGCTTACAGATGGGTCTGCTGTGAGCAGTGGCATTGATACGGTTCAGCTTGCCGATGGCTCGCATTATTCTTTATATCGTTCTGATCCTGACAGTCGCGGGTGGTCCTATTACATCGCTGTCCCCACAAATACGGTGCTTTCTAAATTGCATGTAATTCGCAACGTAGCGATTGGTCTCTCCCTCTTTTATCTATGTCTGGGCCTCGGTTTATCTTATATTCTGGCAATGAGAAATTATAAGCCGCTTGCGAACCTTATTGGGATGATCCGATCCAAGCTGATGCTGGAGCCTCCTGTGAACAACGAGTTCCACTACGTGGAAAATGCGATTTACGCTATGCTGACGGATGCTAACCGCAGCGAGCATGAGATTTCACTGTATCGACCGCTGGCCAGGAACACTTGCTTGGCTAAGCTGTTGAACAAAAATTCAGCACATGATGCAAGCTTGATCCGCGCGATGGATTTGCTCGACATTTCGTTCCCGTATGAATTTTTCGTATGCGCGACACTGCTGCTAAGTGAGGAGCAGAGCTTGCCCGAAGATTTCTATGAACAGATCCGCTCAAGATTGGAAGCGCAGGGTGTGACGATTTTCTGGGTGGAAATGGACGAGAAGGACAAAGCAATCATCCTCAACATGGAGCGGGAAGAGCTTCGCACATCCGCTTTGCAGGCGATCGGTGACTGCTTGCGGTCTTTTTCCATTGCGTACCGTGCGATCGGGGTTGGCGGAAGCTCCCGCAATCTGCATGAGTTGTTCCGCTCGTACGAAGCTTCCGTGCATGCCATCGAATTCCGTTTCCTGAAGGGAGACGGAAGCATCCTCTATGCGGAAGAATACACAGAAGACGGCCACTGGAACGGCTATTTGGCGGAGGAGAATCAACTCATTGGGGCGCTCAGCGGCGGCGATGTGAAATCAGCTCAGCAACTGGCCGGTGCTATCGTGCATCGATATTTGGAGAAGAATCGATTGCCGCTCGCTACCATGCGATATTTAGGATACAGCATCGCATCGGTTGCGCTGAAAGCATTGGAGCAAGCAAACATCGGCCAAGCTCCTTCCGTAAAGCTGAAGGATATTATGGAAATGGATACGATGGACGAGATGGTATCGGCCATTGGCCGTTTATATGAAGAGACTTCGCACCTACTCGCTCGGGAGAAAGAGCAGCAGGATGTGCAGCTTATTCGGGAGATCAAGAGCTACATCCATACCTACTATAACGATCAAAATTTGTCCTTAACGAAGGTGGCAGAAGCGTTCCGAATCTCTTCCTCTTATTTGAGCCGATACTTCAAAAGCCAGACCGGCTCTACGTTCATCGACTATGTAAATCGGCGCAGAATCGAGGCTTCCAAACCGTTGCTAGGCACGGGTGGCGAGGCTACCATTTTGCAGGTAGCGCAGCAGGTCGGTTTTGATAATGACATCACTTTCCGCCGGTTGTTCAAAAAATATATGGGCATGACACCGAGCCAATTCAAGGATAAATAA
- a CDS encoding putative aldouronate transport system substrate-binding protein — protein MTKRTKGTAKTSIVSALIVALLAMTGCQSSGGPAANNSNQGAGESPKPSTSASPGTAAGSPKNPMPIVTDGSVTLTVAAPDNPFAAASLTQNLPVWQEIEKATGVKIKWDVVPGSQFQTAMQTRLASGKNLPDIILSNFDLYKYSKDGLLLQLDDLIAKYGENAAKIFETKPLLPALMKTPEGNTFHLSGTRDEEVAAGPYGWLIRKDWLDKLSLPEPVTVDDWYNVLKAFKEKDPNGNNKADEIPMTNYNGVTQLYNWGNAWGLHLRASDGFYPDANGKIQYEWLDPRAKEMVAFLNKLVKEGLLDMEFAVNKKDQMTSKIIRSLSGATIAWQESNTLWTNKLREAGQADAQWVMTTPPGGPNGYKGHIEKSGLSNGYSVINRDSKNAEVAFRWLDYVIYSEENTKRMTLGIEGKTYVMKDGQPQMTDFVTKNPDGLGAVEVIRSLGGWQTFSQASRVEYISKLKLTDEILTERAKLVQSYLVPTAEFAMPTEDEYSNINRKLTDITTYKDEMIAKFILGQEPMDKWDTFTKQIKAIGIDEVIQIRQSQYDRLMSQK, from the coding sequence ATGACAAAGAGGACAAAGGGTACAGCTAAAACTTCAATTGTAAGCGCATTAATAGTCGCATTGCTCGCCATGACAGGATGTCAAAGCAGCGGTGGGCCGGCTGCCAACAATTCCAATCAAGGAGCGGGGGAGTCACCGAAGCCAAGCACATCGGCATCACCTGGAACGGCGGCTGGCAGCCCGAAAAATCCGATGCCTATCGTTACGGACGGATCGGTGACCTTGACGGTGGCGGCGCCTGACAATCCGTTCGCGGCAGCCAGTTTGACGCAGAATCTGCCTGTTTGGCAGGAGATCGAGAAGGCGACCGGCGTCAAGATCAAATGGGATGTCGTGCCGGGCAGCCAGTTCCAGACGGCGATGCAGACTCGTTTGGCTTCCGGTAAGAATTTGCCAGACATTATTTTATCAAACTTCGATTTATACAAATATTCCAAGGACGGTCTCCTGCTCCAACTGGACGATTTAATAGCCAAGTACGGAGAGAACGCCGCCAAAATATTCGAGACGAAGCCGCTGCTGCCCGCGCTCATGAAAACGCCGGAGGGCAATACGTTCCATTTATCTGGAACAAGAGATGAAGAAGTAGCGGCAGGTCCTTACGGCTGGCTCATCCGTAAAGACTGGCTGGATAAGCTAAGCTTGCCGGAGCCGGTGACGGTTGACGACTGGTACAATGTTTTGAAAGCGTTTAAAGAAAAGGACCCGAACGGTAATAACAAGGCCGACGAGATCCCGATGACCAACTACAACGGGGTAACCCAGCTTTATAATTGGGGCAACGCTTGGGGGCTTCATCTGCGAGCAAGCGATGGCTTTTACCCTGACGCGAATGGAAAGATCCAGTATGAATGGCTTGATCCCCGGGCTAAAGAGATGGTCGCTTTCCTGAACAAGCTGGTTAAGGAAGGCTTGCTGGACATGGAGTTCGCGGTCAACAAGAAGGATCAGATGACATCCAAAATCATCCGCAGTCTGTCTGGGGCTACAATTGCCTGGCAGGAATCCAATACGTTATGGACCAATAAGCTGCGGGAAGCCGGACAAGCGGATGCGCAATGGGTTATGACTACTCCGCCTGGGGGCCCGAACGGCTACAAGGGACATATCGAGAAGTCGGGGCTGTCCAACGGTTATTCGGTCATCAACAGGGATTCCAAAAATGCGGAGGTTGCTTTCCGCTGGCTGGATTACGTCATCTATAGCGAGGAAAATACGAAGCGCATGACGCTCGGCATCGAAGGCAAGACGTACGTCATGAAGGATGGCCAGCCGCAAATGACCGATTTTGTCACGAAAAATCCGGATGGACTTGGGGCCGTTGAGGTCATTCGATCCCTCGGCGGCTGGCAGACGTTCAGCCAAGCTAGCCGAGTGGAATATATATCAAAGCTCAAGCTGACGGATGAAATCTTGACGGAGCGGGCGAAGCTCGTGCAATCCTATCTAGTTCCCACTGCGGAGTTCGCGATGCCGACGGAGGATGAATACTCCAATATAAACCGGAAACTAACCGACATTACGACCTATAAAGATGAAATGATCGCTAAATTCATCCTTGGCCAAGAGCCAATGGACAAATGGGATACGTTCACGAAGCAGATCAAGGCTATCGGAATTGATGAAGTTATTCAAATTCGCCAAAGCCAGTACGACAGGTTAATGAGCCAGAAGTAA
- a CDS encoding putative aldouronate transport system permease protein: MPNLPLSPRIGPAQTRRRAALHTLKKNAIRDKFLVLMVLPAVVYFIVFHYLPMYGILMAFQDFSPSRGIWNSPWVGLEWFEEFFSSIYSFRLIKNVLLLNFYSLLWGFPIPIIFALLLNEIRRNTFKRVVQTVSYMPHFISVVVIAGMTITFLSPNDGIVNVVIEKLGFQKINFLSEVDWFRTIYISTDIWAGFGYSSILYLAALAGIDPQLYEAARIDGASRFRQLIHVTLPGIAPTIIILLLLSLGRMMSVGFEKIILLYNPSTYEVSDVISSYVYRIGLVGGEFSFAAAVDFMNATINFVLIVSFNWISRKLTQTSLW, from the coding sequence ATGCCAAACCTTCCCTTAAGCCCCCGGATTGGACCCGCACAGACAAGACGGAGGGCCGCGCTTCACACTCTCAAAAAAAATGCGATTCGAGATAAGTTCTTGGTTCTGATGGTTTTGCCGGCAGTGGTCTATTTCATCGTTTTTCACTATCTCCCGATGTACGGCATTCTTATGGCTTTTCAGGACTTCTCTCCTTCCCGCGGCATCTGGAATAGCCCTTGGGTTGGACTGGAATGGTTCGAAGAGTTCTTCAGCTCCATCTATTCTTTCCGGCTAATCAAAAACGTCCTGCTGCTCAACTTCTACAGTCTGTTATGGGGCTTCCCGATTCCAATTATTTTCGCGCTGCTGTTGAATGAGATTCGCCGAAATACGTTCAAGCGGGTCGTGCAAACGGTCAGCTATATGCCTCACTTTATATCTGTCGTAGTTATCGCAGGCATGACAATTACGTTTTTGTCTCCTAACGATGGCATTGTGAATGTTGTGATCGAGAAATTGGGCTTCCAGAAGATCAACTTCTTGAGCGAGGTGGACTGGTTCCGCACTATTTATATCAGTACCGATATATGGGCGGGCTTCGGCTACAGTTCGATTCTTTATTTGGCTGCGCTGGCGGGAATAGATCCACAGTTATACGAGGCTGCTCGCATCGATGGAGCTTCGAGATTCCGGCAGCTCATTCACGTTACTTTGCCAGGCATTGCCCCAACGATCATCATATTACTGCTCCTGTCGCTCGGTCGCATGATGAGTGTCGGATTCGAAAAGATTATATTGCTGTACAATCCGTCTACGTATGAGGTGTCGGATGTCATCTCTTCCTATGTTTATCGAATCGGACTGGTCGGGGGAGAATTCAGCTTTGCTGCAGCTGTAGATTTTATGAATGCAACGATTAATTTTGTGCTGATCGTGAGCTTCAACTGGATAAGCCGCAAGCTGACCCAAACTTCGCTATGGTAG
- a CDS encoding putative aldouronate transport system permease protein yields the protein MVHSNTFMGKLADAVINVFMVFVIIICLYPLVFVLSMSISDPIAAAAQEVWLFPKGFSLNAYELVFENPDIWTSYMNTIWYTVGGTAFNVIMTISLAYPLSRRNFFLRGPVTFLIVFTMLFSGGLIPTFILVNDLGLYNTRWALIILGAIGVWYVIIARTYFTTIPESLIESAKLDGANDIRIFWTVIIPLSKPIIAVLVLFYAVGHWNSYFSALIYLPDKNLQPLQLYLVKVLVENTGLADSIMPSEEKSLAIMQIKYAIIIVATLPILFVYPFLQKYFVKGVMIGAIKG from the coding sequence ATGGTACATTCTAATACATTCATGGGTAAACTGGCGGACGCGGTTATTAACGTTTTCATGGTTTTTGTCATCATCATCTGTTTGTATCCGCTTGTATTTGTGCTCAGCATGTCGATCAGCGACCCGATTGCAGCTGCGGCTCAAGAGGTATGGCTGTTCCCGAAGGGTTTTTCTTTGAATGCTTATGAGCTTGTATTTGAAAATCCGGACATTTGGACCTCCTATATGAACACGATCTGGTACACGGTAGGAGGAACGGCTTTTAACGTCATTATGACGATATCGCTGGCTTATCCGCTGTCTCGCCGGAACTTTTTCCTACGCGGCCCGGTTACGTTTCTTATCGTGTTTACGATGCTGTTCAGCGGTGGGCTGATCCCAACCTTTATTCTGGTCAATGACCTTGGACTGTACAATACGAGATGGGCGCTCATCATTTTAGGAGCGATCGGCGTTTGGTACGTCATTATCGCTAGAACCTACTTTACGACCATTCCGGAGAGCCTGATTGAATCAGCAAAATTGGACGGCGCTAATGACATTCGGATATTCTGGACGGTCATCATTCCGTTATCAAAGCCTATCATTGCTGTGCTTGTGCTTTTCTACGCAGTGGGGCACTGGAACAGCTATTTCAGCGCATTAATCTATTTGCCGGATAAGAATTTACAGCCATTGCAGCTTTATTTGGTAAAGGTGCTTGTGGAAAATACAGGTCTCGCAGATTCTATTATGCCAAGCGAGGAGAAGAGTCTCGCAATCATGCAGATCAAATATGCGATAATCATCGTAGCTACTCTTCCTATTCTGTTCGTTTATCCGTTTTTGCAAAAATACTTTGTCAAAGGTGTTATGATTGGAGCCATCAAAGGTTGA